The genomic segment TGGTGGACAACGTCCCGTACGGTGGCGAGGCATTGGTGCGGGTGACGCCCATCGGTAGCGGAGAGGGAGCGCGCGGAACGGTTCGGCGCCCGGATACGCAGACGGAAGCGATCGTCAAGCAGGTCGTGCGCGATTTGTTGCATGCGATGGGGTTTTCCTGCACCGTGCTCGCTGTGGACAATCCGTCGATCATCGAGCTCGGTCCGGAGGATCCGCCGACGGTCTTCATCGATATTCACGGACCCCATGCCGGGATGTTGATCGGTCGACGTGGCGAGCATCTCGCTCAGCTGCAGTATCTCATCAACGTGCTGGTCAATCGTCGACTGCCATCCTGGACGCGCGTGATCATCGATGTCGAGGGGTATCGAAGCCGCCGCGAGGAAGCACTGATCGCGCTCGCGCAGCGTGTGGCGCGGCAGGTGGCGCGAACCAAGCAACCGGTGACGCTCGAACCGATGCCGGCGAACGAGCGTCGCGTCATCCATGTTGCCTTGCGTGACAACCCGGATGTCGAGACGCGGAGCAGTGGCGAGGGCGAGCAGCGCCGGGTGACGGTGTACCCGCGTCAGGCATAACCGTGGTCTCCGCGTTTCGGAAAGGATCGTTTACGTGGGTCCGCCGCGCGCCCCACAGTACGTCGCGATCGGCCACGTCACGATCGATTTGGATCCGACCACCGGCACACCCCGGCTCGGAGGTACGGCACTCTACGCTGCGTTGGCAGCCGCGCGGTTCGGCTTGGACGCTGCCATCTTGACACGGGGGAACTTCGAAGCCTACGGTTCCTCTCTCTTGGAAGACCTGGCGCGATTTTCACGCGAGGTCGCGGTGATCGTGCAGGACAGCGCTGTACCGACGGTCTTCACGAACCGGACCGTCGCGGGCCGGCGTGAGCAGACGATTCACTCCTGGGCTGGTCCGATCGATCTGAGTGGCTTGCCACCGACCTGGCGGTCAGCGCCGGTGATTCACTTCGCACCCGTCGCACAGGAGGTCGATCCGCGCCAGGCCAGCCGCGTGAGTCCAGAATTCCTCGGGACGACGCCGCAGGGATGGATGCGCCAGTGGCCGCGGCAGGGTGGCCGTGTCCGTCTGATTCCACTGCGCTTGCCGCTCGAGTTCGTGGCCAGGGTGGACGGATTCGTGCTGAGTACGATCGAGCACACCCTGGCACGCGATGAGATCGAGGCGATCGCCCAGCGTGGTCTGGTGGCGATCACGCGTGGGCCCGAGGGTGCCACGGTGATCGATCGTGGGCGCTCCTACGATGTCCCAGCGTATCCTGTACCGGTACGCGACGATACCGGAGCCGGTGATGTCTTCGCTGCCGTCCTGTTCGCCTTGCGGGCACGGCGGGAACCGACGCTGTGGGCCGCGAAGATGGCCGCTGCAGCTGCTGCCCTGAAGGTGCAGGGAGTGGGGCCCGACGCCGTCCCGACGCGCGCGGCGGTTGAAGCCTTTCTCGCGCAACGTGGTGAACAGCGTCGGTGACCGGACGGTGTTCAGGTTGCCTGGCTGATCGGCGCGACAGTCGCACGCGCGAGGTGCACGAGTTCCTCTGGAGCGATTTCCAGCATGCTCTGCTCGTCTCCTCCTCCCCCGAAGACGACTGCTTCCTCGAGCACCGCTGGGTCGACGTACACCGGTAAAGCGGTGCGATGGCCGACGGGCGGGGTCGCACCAGCTGGGTAACCGGTTATGGCCTCCACCTCCGTTGCTGGGGCGAGTTTCAGGGAGGAGACTCCGCTCGCCTGAGCGAGCCGCTGCACGTCGACGCGCTGGTCACCCCGGACGACCGCGAGAACCGTGACAGCGTCGTCGCTGCGAAAGACGAGCGATTTCACGATCGAGCGTGGCGCGACCCCGAGCGCACGGGCTGCCTCGTCCACCGTACGCGTCGGCTGGCCGAGTCGTCGCACACGTGCTCGCGCACCGTGCTGCGTGACGAAGGCTTCGAGATCATTCGGTCCCAAGCGTGACACTGCGGCCATCCCGGTCGAATGGTCACTCGACCTTCACGATGCGCGCCGTGATCTGCCCGTTTGGAGTCTGGATGAGTACCGTGTCGCCGGCGCGGTGCCCGAGCAGTGCTTTGCCGACCGGTGATTCGTTGGAAATCCGTCCGGCCGATGGCTTCGCCTCGATGGCGCCGACGATCGCGTACGTCTCTGTCTCCCCATCGATCTCGATGGTCACCGTCGAACCGACGCGCACGACCGAACGATCACCATCCGTCGGCTCTTCGATGAGTTCGACGCG from the Thermomicrobium sp. 4228-Ro genome contains:
- the jag gene encoding RNA-binding cell elongation regulator Jag/EloR — translated: MVQNQRKAVEIQARSVDEAIRLALEQLGLPRERVHVEVLVDNVPYGGEALVRVTPIGSGEGARGTVRRPDTQTEAIVKQVVRDLLHAMGFSCTVLAVDNPSIIELGPEDPPTVFIDIHGPHAGMLIGRRGEHLAQLQYLINVLVNRRLPSWTRVIIDVEGYRSRREEALIALAQRVARQVARTKQPVTLEPMPANERRVIHVALRDNPDVETRSSGEGEQRRVTVYPRQA
- a CDS encoding PfkB family carbohydrate kinase; the encoded protein is MGPPRAPQYVAIGHVTIDLDPTTGTPRLGGTALYAALAAARFGLDAAILTRGNFEAYGSSLLEDLARFSREVAVIVQDSAVPTVFTNRTVAGRREQTIHSWAGPIDLSGLPPTWRSAPVIHFAPVAQEVDPRQASRVSPEFLGTTPQGWMRQWPRQGGRVRLIPLRLPLEFVARVDGFVLSTIEHTLARDEIEAIAQRGLVAITRGPEGATVIDRGRSYDVPAYPVPVRDDTGAGDVFAAVLFALRARREPTLWAAKMAAAAAALKVQGVGPDAVPTRAAVEAFLAQRGEQRR
- a CDS encoding aminoacyl-tRNA deacylase, producing MSRLGPNDLEAFVTQHGARARVRRLGQPTRTVDEAARALGVAPRSIVKSLVFRSDDAVTVLAVVRGDQRVDVQRLAQASGVSSLKLAPATEVEAITGYPAGATPPVGHRTALPVYVDPAVLEEAVVFGGGGDEQSMLEIAPEELVHLARATVAPISQAT
- the greA gene encoding transcription elongation factor GreA, giving the protein MTRERIPITREGLEALRQEYEYLVKHRRPEIARIIQEAREHGDIRENAAYDAAKHDQAFIEGRIREIEELLKRVELIEEPTDGDRSVVRVGSTVTIEIDGETETYAIVGAIEAKPSAGRISNESPVGKALLGHRAGDTVLIQTPNGQITARIVKVE